The sequence ACGGTCTGGGCAAGCTCGACGGCTTCGCCTTCGCTCTTCCCCCCTGCCCGCAACCGCCGGACCTTTTCCTCAAAAGGAGCGTATACAAATACGTGAAACGTGTCGGGACGATTCTGCAGATAGTAGGCAGAACCGCGTCCCACGATGACCGAGTTTCCGCCCTCGGCTGCTGCTTTCACCACCCGCTCAGCAACCTCCCGGATGCAATCCGTGTCGGCGATCTTTAACCGCGGCTCATTCAGGCTCCCTTCGTGGCTGCCTCGCATAAAAGCTTTTAAAAGGCGGTAGAACAAAGGATCCCTCTTTTCTTCGTGTTCCTCTACCACCCCGCAATCGCACTCCAGGAGCCGGGCAATTTCACTGGTCAACAGCTGGTCCCACAGCTTCCAGCCACGGCGGTCCGCGACTCGCCTGGCGATCTCTGCCCCGCCACTCCCATATTCGCGCTCGACGGTAATTACTCGGATCATCGACATGTGAATGCGCTCTCGGATGGCGGCGCCCATCGCCCATCTGGGCGTTATTCCAGCACAACCCGTCTT comes from Terriglobales bacterium and encodes:
- a CDS encoding cytidylate kinase-like family protein, which encodes MGAAIRERIHMSMIRVITVEREYGSGGAEIARRVADRRGWKLWDQLLTSEIARLLECDCGVVEEHEEKRDPLFYRLLKAFMRGSHEGSLNEPRLKIADTDCIREVAERVVKAAAEGGNSVIVGRGSAYYLQNRPDTFHVFVYAPFEEKVRRLRAGGKSEGEAVELAQTV